In the Arthrobacter sp. 31Y genome, one interval contains:
- a CDS encoding 1-phosphofructokinase family hexose kinase: MKRANVNRIITVTPNPAIDMTYTVHGITEGSSHRVPTPLSRAGGKGINVARVTHQLGYPVLAIAPTGGAAGQTLAAELWTSGVPHTLVGVAAETRRSIALVDTVAGETSIFNEEGQALLPDDWRSLRIAVVEAVSGNRNLPASVLVGSGSLPPGAPADFYPELVRLAHDAGIPAIIDTSGPGIIAAAKAGADILKPNHHELAEATGESSLEAAALSLIEMGARTVLVSAGADGMLAFDHAAPGGYWSARLPESLSGNPTGAGDAGVAAAAVALAEGVTEPREILRRATAWSAAAVLMPAAGEISPRYQELQEQLIVTWKETR, translated from the coding sequence ATGAAGCGAGCCAACGTGAACCGCATCATCACCGTCACGCCCAATCCGGCGATCGACATGACCTACACCGTTCACGGGATCACCGAGGGCTCGAGCCACCGCGTGCCCACACCCTTGAGTCGTGCCGGCGGTAAGGGCATCAACGTAGCCCGGGTCACCCACCAACTCGGCTATCCCGTCCTCGCCATTGCCCCCACGGGGGGCGCAGCAGGACAGACGCTTGCTGCTGAACTCTGGACCAGCGGAGTGCCGCACACCCTGGTAGGCGTCGCTGCTGAGACCCGCCGCAGCATCGCGCTGGTAGATACCGTCGCGGGGGAAACCTCCATCTTCAACGAAGAAGGCCAAGCCCTCCTGCCGGACGATTGGCGCTCGCTCAGGATCGCAGTGGTTGAGGCCGTGAGCGGAAACCGCAACCTCCCTGCCTCCGTCCTGGTCGGTTCGGGAAGCCTGCCGCCCGGCGCTCCCGCGGACTTCTACCCGGAACTGGTCCGGCTGGCCCACGACGCCGGAATCCCGGCCATCATCGACACCTCCGGTCCAGGAATCATCGCCGCGGCAAAAGCCGGGGCCGACATCCTGAAGCCGAACCACCACGAGCTCGCGGAGGCCACGGGGGAGTCCAGCCTTGAAGCTGCGGCCCTCTCTTTGATCGAGATGGGCGCCCGCACCGTTCTTGTCAGCGCCGGCGCGGACGGAATGCTCGCCTTCGACCACGCCGCCCCTGGCGGCTACTGGAGCGCCCGCTTGCCTGAGTCGCTCAGCGGCAACCCCACAGGGGCGGGCGACGCCGGTGTGGCGGCCGCCGCCGTCGCACTCGCCGAAGGCGTCACCGAGCCCCGTGAGATCCTTCGCCGGGCCACCGCCTGGTCCGCCGCGGCTGTGCTCATGCCCGCCGCAGGGGAGATCTCGCCCCGGTACCAGGAACTTCAAGAGCAATTGATCGTGACATGGAAGGAGACCCGGTGA
- a CDS encoding endo-alpha-N-acetylgalactosaminidase family protein, with translation MPGLSSPRRLASLSLACVVASSSLGLLALPPATAAPSTHPTDIVSTADTTAITSGQLTVDISTTFPQVLGYTDAASKARLDGTTTRLNAITINGVEYTVTGTSTASGKDARDYVLTIPEFGNTVIKAQLSVKKNVVSFNVTEIKDSADHRVKTLQLPRLNLVTVGSTQPGAQVSTANLSVDRSVTGDEFTPITASTPLDATAKSSAYALANTAALGAAVESNALYDTSSGPGSKDRGRFWRQAVSDGAGGVSMGVASGQWLYRAEGSTTTEELPWTRVAITSDANADGGVDWQDAAIAMRSIQVSANKGDQTPDNVITHIPFNFASQATHPFLRTLDDVKRISLATDGLGQVAMLKGYTSEGHDSANTDYGNNFNSRAGGLEDLNKLVKEGKDWNASFGVHINATEIYPEAKSFSEDLLRADKGLGWNWLDQSYYMDQREDINSGKLAQRIKELREATDKNLDFVYVDVYYEFGWLAERLQQELVKNGFRVGSEWADHLSRNNTWSHWANDEKYGGSTNKGINSQILRFINNTQSDVWNPDPKLGVSHIVEFEGWTGQNDFNAFSENVWTANVPAKFLQHHQITKWTADRIDLADGVAVTGNTAEQRNITVAGASVLQGGTYLLPWSSKENGKADKLYHYNPAGGASTWTLTREFAKSGTLELFKLTDNGRVKVADVPVVNGQVTVTADAKQPYVLAPKNNKAELPKKADFGEGTAFNDPGFNGTDLSPWTPAGNVTQVRDDKGRRYAEMGATPSSISQEVKLDAGTQSVSAWVEIQPGKTRPTTLSVDINGKTESVTIDSSNAENFVAGDEKHGTAFQRIRVLVDVPRNNTKATVSVKAADGDATVRVDDFRAVKTARVATTGVLSEDFENVDQGWGPFVKGDAGGSTDPRTHITERHEPFTQKGWDTNVIDEVLDGTWSLIAHDENLAPNGGPGMVYRTTEATVPFQAGHKYKVSFDYQNSKAGQYSWVSGYDSQAGPAVTASQPIDAKTSTARFEQILDTGFCGDYFVGLQRTASSNGSDFTLDNFLVEDLGASEAVPACAQLSAALQGDVVQQGKAQDFVTTFVSDEPAAISDLAVTLALPEGWTATPATPATAVTLPAGGSLTTTWKITAPASADGDYPITAKASYTVAASGADPAGSRTINTTTTVRTLPKPPQSTVFASDHPWVSASNGWGPVEKDQSNGGTGAGDGTPLTLNGTVHAKGLGAHANSNVRYYLGGYCTAFTATVGIDDAQPTRGSVKFSVVADGTTKVTTPVLGATSTPLPLTVDVTGAQYVELVANDAGDSNGNDHADWADAKFTCSSTSQEPPAPVLTGTVFASDLPWIGSTNGWGPAERDRANGEQNAGDGPALRLDGVVYQKGIGVHADSKISIATEAKCNAFTASVGVDDAKLNKGLHGSVVFIVKGDGRELLRTPVLSADSAALPLNVDITGVQNVELIADKNGDDAGDDWADWADAKFSCA, from the coding sequence ATGCCCGGCTTGTCATCCCCCAGACGGTTGGCTTCATTGAGTTTGGCCTGCGTCGTCGCCTCATCCTCGTTGGGACTGCTGGCACTACCGCCGGCCACCGCAGCCCCGTCCACCCACCCCACAGATATCGTCAGCACCGCCGACACCACTGCCATCACCTCCGGCCAGCTCACGGTGGACATCTCCACCACCTTCCCGCAGGTCCTCGGTTACACCGACGCTGCAAGCAAAGCCCGCCTCGACGGCACCACCACCCGACTCAACGCCATCACCATCAACGGTGTTGAATACACGGTCACAGGGACATCCACTGCCTCCGGAAAGGACGCAAGGGACTACGTCCTGACCATCCCTGAATTCGGCAACACTGTGATCAAGGCCCAGCTGTCCGTCAAGAAGAACGTGGTCTCTTTCAACGTCACGGAGATCAAGGATTCCGCCGACCACCGGGTGAAAACGCTGCAACTCCCCCGGCTGAACCTGGTGACCGTAGGCTCCACACAGCCCGGAGCCCAGGTGTCCACCGCCAACCTCTCCGTGGACCGGAGCGTCACAGGTGACGAGTTCACACCGATCACAGCTTCGACTCCGTTGGATGCCACCGCCAAAAGCTCCGCCTACGCGCTGGCAAATACCGCAGCCTTAGGTGCCGCCGTCGAATCCAACGCCCTGTACGACACATCCTCCGGGCCTGGCTCGAAGGACCGCGGCCGCTTTTGGCGCCAAGCCGTCAGCGACGGCGCAGGCGGAGTATCCATGGGCGTGGCCAGCGGCCAATGGCTCTACCGCGCGGAGGGCTCAACCACTACCGAGGAACTCCCCTGGACACGTGTGGCCATCACCTCCGATGCAAATGCCGACGGCGGCGTGGACTGGCAGGACGCAGCAATCGCCATGAGGTCCATCCAGGTCAGCGCCAACAAGGGCGATCAGACACCTGACAACGTGATCACGCACATCCCCTTCAACTTCGCCTCGCAGGCAACCCACCCGTTCCTCCGTACCCTGGACGACGTCAAACGCATCTCCCTGGCAACGGACGGACTGGGCCAGGTTGCCATGCTCAAGGGCTACACCAGCGAGGGCCACGACTCCGCCAACACGGACTACGGCAACAACTTCAACAGCCGGGCAGGTGGCCTGGAGGACCTCAACAAACTGGTCAAGGAAGGTAAGGACTGGAACGCGAGCTTCGGCGTCCATATCAACGCCACGGAGATCTACCCTGAAGCCAAGTCCTTCAGCGAAGACCTGCTGCGCGCCGACAAGGGCCTGGGCTGGAACTGGTTGGACCAGTCCTACTACATGGACCAGCGCGAGGACATCAATTCCGGCAAGCTCGCCCAGCGCATCAAGGAACTACGCGAAGCCACGGACAAGAACCTGGACTTCGTGTACGTGGACGTCTACTACGAATTCGGTTGGCTGGCCGAACGCCTGCAACAGGAACTCGTCAAGAACGGATTCCGGGTGGGCTCCGAATGGGCAGACCACCTCTCCCGGAACAACACGTGGTCCCACTGGGCCAACGATGAAAAGTACGGCGGGTCCACCAACAAGGGCATCAACTCCCAGATCCTGCGCTTCATCAACAACACCCAGTCGGACGTCTGGAACCCCGACCCCAAGCTCGGCGTGAGCCACATTGTGGAATTCGAAGGCTGGACCGGACAGAACGACTTCAATGCCTTCAGCGAGAACGTGTGGACGGCCAACGTGCCTGCCAAGTTCCTGCAGCACCACCAGATCACCAAATGGACGGCTGACCGCATCGATTTGGCCGACGGCGTAGCTGTCACCGGAAACACCGCAGAACAACGCAACATCACCGTGGCCGGGGCTTCCGTGTTGCAGGGCGGCACGTACCTGCTGCCTTGGTCCTCCAAGGAGAACGGCAAGGCCGACAAGCTCTACCACTACAACCCTGCCGGGGGCGCCAGCACTTGGACCCTCACCAGGGAGTTCGCCAAGTCCGGCACCCTCGAACTGTTCAAGCTGACGGACAACGGCCGCGTGAAAGTGGCCGATGTGCCAGTAGTCAACGGACAGGTCACCGTCACGGCCGACGCCAAACAGCCGTATGTCCTGGCTCCGAAGAACAACAAGGCTGAGCTGCCCAAGAAGGCCGACTTCGGCGAAGGTACGGCTTTCAACGATCCCGGCTTCAACGGAACAGACCTCTCCCCGTGGACCCCCGCGGGCAATGTCACCCAAGTCCGCGACGACAAAGGCCGCCGGTACGCCGAAATGGGGGCAACGCCGTCGTCGATCAGCCAGGAAGTGAAGCTGGACGCCGGAACCCAATCCGTCAGCGCCTGGGTGGAAATCCAGCCCGGAAAGACCCGGCCCACCACGCTCTCCGTAGACATCAACGGCAAGACCGAAAGCGTCACCATCGATTCGTCCAACGCGGAAAACTTCGTGGCCGGCGACGAGAAGCACGGTACAGCCTTCCAGCGCATCCGCGTACTGGTGGACGTGCCGCGGAACAACACCAAGGCGACAGTCTCCGTGAAAGCGGCCGACGGCGATGCCACAGTCCGCGTGGATGACTTCCGGGCGGTGAAGACCGCCCGGGTCGCCACCACTGGTGTGCTCAGCGAGGACTTCGAAAACGTGGACCAAGGCTGGGGACCGTTCGTGAAGGGCGACGCCGGTGGTTCCACGGATCCACGCACCCACATCACCGAACGCCACGAACCCTTCACCCAAAAGGGCTGGGACACCAACGTGATCGACGAAGTGCTGGATGGCACGTGGTCGCTGATCGCCCACGACGAAAACCTTGCCCCCAATGGCGGACCCGGCATGGTGTACCGCACCACCGAGGCAACCGTGCCGTTCCAGGCAGGTCACAAGTACAAGGTGTCCTTCGACTACCAGAACTCCAAAGCCGGACAGTACTCCTGGGTGTCCGGTTATGACTCGCAGGCGGGCCCGGCGGTGACGGCCAGCCAGCCCATCGACGCCAAGACGTCCACCGCGCGGTTCGAGCAGATCCTCGATACCGGCTTCTGCGGCGACTACTTCGTGGGACTGCAGCGCACGGCAAGCTCGAACGGTTCGGACTTCACTTTGGACAACTTCCTGGTGGAAGATCTTGGCGCCTCGGAAGCCGTCCCGGCCTGCGCCCAACTCTCCGCTGCACTCCAGGGCGATGTGGTCCAGCAGGGCAAAGCGCAGGACTTCGTCACCACATTTGTGTCCGACGAACCGGCGGCCATCAGCGACCTCGCCGTCACCCTTGCACTGCCTGAGGGGTGGACAGCAACCCCGGCCACGCCCGCCACGGCAGTAACCCTCCCGGCCGGAGGATCGCTCACCACCACGTGGAAGATTACGGCGCCGGCGTCAGCTGACGGCGACTACCCCATCACTGCCAAGGCCAGCTACACCGTTGCTGCTTCAGGCGCCGATCCCGCGGGCAGCCGCACCATCAACACCACCACCACTGTGCGGACTCTGCCCAAGCCGCCGCAGTCCACAGTCTTCGCCAGCGACCACCCGTGGGTCAGCGCAAGCAACGGCTGGGGCCCGGTGGAGAAGGACCAGTCCAATGGCGGAACAGGAGCCGGCGACGGCACACCGCTCACGCTGAACGGCACGGTCCACGCCAAAGGCCTGGGAGCCCACGCCAACAGTAATGTCCGCTACTACCTCGGCGGCTACTGCACTGCCTTCACCGCAACAGTGGGCATCGATGACGCCCAGCCAACGCGGGGAAGCGTGAAATTCTCCGTGGTAGCGGACGGCACCACCAAGGTCACCACCCCGGTCTTGGGTGCCACCAGCACTCCCCTGCCGCTGACCGTGGACGTCACCGGAGCCCAGTACGTGGAGCTTGTAGCCAACGACGCCGGCGACTCCAATGGCAACGACCATGCGGACTGGGCCGACGCCAAGTTCACCTGCTCCTCCACCTCCCAGGAACCGCCGGCACCTGTGCTGACAGGCACGGTGTTCGCCTCCGACCTCCCCTGGATCGGCAGCACCAACGGCTGGGGCCCAGCCGAACGGGACCGGGCCAACGGTGAGCAGAACGCCGGTGACGGGCCCGCCTTGCGGCTTGACGGCGTCGTCTACCAGAAAGGGATCGGCGTCCACGCCGACTCAAAGATCAGCATCGCCACCGAGGCCAAATGCAATGCCTTCACCGCCTCGGTGGGAGTGGACGACGCCAAGCTGAACAAAGGCCTGCACGGATCGGTGGTGTTCATCGTCAAGGGCGATGGCCGCGAACTCCTCCGCACGCCCGTCCTCAGCGCCGACTCCGCAGCACTACCCCTCAACGTGGACATCACAGGTGTCCAGAACGTCGAGCTGATCGCCGACAAGAACGGTGACGACGCCGGCGATGACTGGGCTGATTGGGCGGACGCGAAGTTCAGCTGCGCATAG
- a CDS encoding DeoR/GlpR family DNA-binding transcription regulator, protein MTRTDRLTAILDLLAESGHVEVEDIVTRLGVSPATARRDLDSLAKQRLLSRTRGGATTGSVAYDLPGRYNRDDHAVAKQEIALAASALIRPGAVIGLSGGTTNTALAQLLSTREDLNAPSHTPTLTVVTNAINIASQLAVRPNIKIMVTGGILNPRSYELVGPYTDVIMQKVALDIAFIGVNGVDPDLGPTITDEGEAMVNTVMARRATESYVVADSSKVGRRSFAAMAGYDFRHLITDSGISAEDKAAFEAKGTEVIVAPAS, encoded by the coding sequence ATGACCCGCACCGATCGGCTGACCGCCATACTCGACCTCCTGGCCGAGTCGGGCCACGTGGAGGTCGAGGACATCGTGACCCGCCTCGGCGTGTCACCTGCCACGGCCCGCAGGGATCTTGACAGCCTGGCCAAGCAGCGGTTGCTGAGCCGCACGCGCGGAGGCGCCACCACTGGTTCAGTGGCCTACGACCTCCCCGGCCGCTACAACAGGGACGACCACGCCGTGGCCAAGCAGGAAATCGCCCTGGCAGCGTCTGCGCTGATCCGGCCTGGTGCCGTGATCGGACTCAGCGGTGGAACAACCAACACCGCCTTGGCTCAGTTGCTGTCCACCCGAGAGGACCTCAACGCGCCGTCCCACACACCCACGCTGACCGTGGTCACCAATGCCATCAACATCGCCTCCCAGTTGGCGGTGCGGCCGAACATCAAGATCATGGTCACCGGTGGAATCCTGAATCCGCGCTCCTATGAGCTGGTGGGACCCTACACTGACGTCATCATGCAGAAAGTTGCCTTGGACATTGCGTTCATAGGCGTCAACGGCGTGGATCCCGATCTTGGCCCCACCATCACTGATGAAGGCGAAGCGATGGTCAACACCGTCATGGCACGCCGGGCCACGGAGTCCTATGTGGTGGCCGACTCCTCCAAGGTGGGCCGCCGCTCCTTCGCCGCCATGGCAGGCTACGATTTCAGGCACCTCATCACGGATTCCGGCATCAGCGCAGAGGACAAGGCGGCTTTCGAGGCCAAGGGCACCGAAGTCATCGTCGCACCCGCCAGCTAA
- a CDS encoding SIS domain-containing protein translates to MSENTLGAFMEEELVSQPEVWQKAVDQAAAEQLLPADGTRIAVIGCGTSWFMAQSYAAARESAGKGVTDAFAASEAFLNSNSADRQYDAVVAITRSGTTTEVLEILAELKGIVPTVAIIGDTTSPIIDLADAVIGLQYADERSVVQTRFATTALVYLLSSLGIDVQQAIKDARDAVSAPVSQELLDAEQFTFLGTGWTVGLAHEAGLKMREAVQGWTESYPAMEYRHGPISIAAPGRVTWLFGDQPEGLDNDMAITGALYIHTDKHPLAELARVHKVTLERARVRGLNPDLPRNLTRSVILDASA, encoded by the coding sequence ATGAGCGAGAACACACTGGGCGCCTTCATGGAGGAAGAGCTGGTTTCCCAGCCCGAGGTATGGCAGAAGGCTGTGGACCAGGCGGCCGCCGAGCAGTTGCTTCCCGCAGACGGAACGCGCATCGCCGTCATCGGCTGCGGCACCTCCTGGTTCATGGCGCAGAGCTACGCCGCTGCCCGCGAATCCGCCGGCAAAGGGGTCACGGATGCGTTCGCCGCTTCCGAGGCCTTTCTGAACAGCAACAGTGCCGATCGCCAGTACGACGCCGTTGTGGCCATCACCCGTTCAGGCACCACCACTGAGGTACTTGAGATCCTGGCTGAGTTGAAGGGCATCGTCCCCACCGTTGCCATCATCGGCGACACCACGTCCCCGATTATCGATCTGGCAGACGCCGTGATTGGACTGCAGTACGCCGATGAGCGTTCAGTGGTGCAGACCCGGTTCGCCACCACAGCTTTGGTCTACTTGCTCAGCAGCCTCGGAATCGATGTGCAGCAGGCCATCAAGGACGCCCGCGACGCCGTCAGCGCCCCGGTCTCCCAGGAGCTGTTGGACGCAGAGCAGTTCACCTTCCTTGGCACGGGCTGGACAGTTGGCCTTGCTCACGAGGCAGGCCTGAAAATGCGCGAGGCAGTACAGGGTTGGACTGAGTCCTACCCCGCCATGGAATACCGCCACGGCCCCATCTCCATCGCCGCCCCCGGCCGCGTTACCTGGTTGTTCGGTGACCAGCCTGAAGGCTTGGACAACGACATGGCCATCACTGGCGCCCTGTACATCCACACAGACAAGCACCCCTTGGCCGAACTGGCACGCGTCCACAAGGTCACGCTGGAGCGCGCACGCGTTCGTGGACTGAATCCGGACCTGCCCCGCAACCTGACGCGCTCCGTTATTCTCGACGCCTCCGCCTAG
- a CDS encoding ROK family protein, which produces MVLGAAESAVLSFDVGGTDIKAGLVDACGTVLGMRRVPTPLAAVRPGEAVLDRLAELAAELASEFPDSPARAAGIIVPGIVDSVAGVGVYSANLGWRNFPFTAEAEKRLGVPVAFDHDVRSAAAVEHSVGGSKDFNDVVVMVVGTGIAAAVFSGGKAVTAGGFAGELGHAQVPDPDAGPGATASTILEAVGSAGAIAKRYHRASGNSVNGARDVLLKAKAGDALAARIWSEAVDALAFTICQCVNIIGTEAVVIGGGLAEAGEELLEPLRQRVDAILDFQRKPQLIRAQLGQDAGLLGAALNARALLEGTR; this is translated from the coding sequence ATGGTTCTCGGAGCCGCGGAATCGGCGGTCCTTTCCTTCGACGTCGGCGGGACAGACATCAAGGCTGGTTTGGTGGACGCCTGCGGAACCGTGCTGGGCATGCGCCGCGTCCCTACGCCCTTGGCCGCGGTCCGTCCGGGCGAAGCGGTCCTGGACAGGCTTGCTGAGCTTGCTGCCGAGCTGGCTTCCGAGTTCCCGGACTCGCCCGCCCGGGCTGCCGGCATCATCGTCCCCGGGATCGTGGATTCAGTAGCTGGCGTGGGTGTCTACTCCGCCAATCTCGGGTGGCGTAACTTTCCCTTCACCGCGGAGGCCGAGAAACGGCTTGGCGTCCCGGTTGCCTTCGACCACGATGTCCGTTCCGCCGCGGCAGTGGAACACAGCGTTGGCGGGTCCAAAGACTTCAACGATGTTGTGGTGATGGTGGTGGGTACCGGCATAGCTGCTGCAGTGTTTTCCGGCGGCAAGGCCGTCACCGCCGGTGGTTTCGCCGGCGAACTCGGCCACGCCCAGGTTCCGGATCCCGACGCCGGACCCGGTGCCACAGCCTCCACCATCTTGGAAGCAGTGGGCTCGGCTGGTGCCATTGCCAAGCGGTACCACCGTGCTTCGGGAAACAGCGTGAACGGTGCCCGCGACGTCCTGCTCAAGGCCAAAGCCGGCGACGCGCTCGCGGCCCGAATCTGGAGTGAAGCCGTTGATGCTCTTGCGTTCACCATCTGCCAATGCGTCAACATCATCGGAACCGAAGCAGTGGTGATCGGGGGAGGCCTCGCCGAAGCCGGCGAGGAACTGCTTGAGCCGCTGCGTCAACGGGTGGACGCGATTCTGGACTTTCAGCGCAAACCCCAACTCATCCGTGCCCAGCTGGGACAGGACGCCGGCTTGCTCGGCGCGGCCCTGAACGCCCGGGCACTCCTGGAAGGCACACGATGA
- a CDS encoding CPBP family intramembrane glutamic endopeptidase codes for MFLASRRRLRAEVLIVLGLSLGQSAVYSVVQLLDKMSRAPLADATSTLNRSQSTREYFDLTYQLLDIVFALVPVALVFYFLSTQVPGAKEGGGGSAFARLGFNFARPGKDLLQGLGLAAAIGIPSLGLYAAGRALGITTAIVPSGLDAYWWTVPVLVLSAMRHAIVEEVIVVGYLMDRFGKFGWSMPVAIVVSALLRGSYHLYQGFGPFIGNVVMGLVFAWIYTKTKRVMPLVIAHAVLDIVAFVGFSLFGKAIGLG; via the coding sequence ATGTTCCTTGCTTCCCGCAGACGGCTGCGAGCCGAAGTACTTATTGTGCTGGGTTTGTCCCTGGGCCAGTCGGCCGTCTACTCCGTAGTGCAGCTGCTGGACAAGATGTCGCGGGCACCGTTGGCCGATGCTACGTCAACGCTGAACAGGTCCCAAAGCACCCGCGAATACTTTGACCTCACGTACCAGCTTCTGGACATTGTGTTCGCTCTGGTGCCTGTGGCCTTGGTGTTCTACTTCCTGTCCACCCAAGTACCCGGCGCCAAGGAGGGCGGCGGTGGCTCGGCGTTCGCCCGGCTGGGCTTCAACTTTGCCCGGCCCGGCAAGGACCTTCTCCAAGGGCTTGGCCTGGCCGCCGCGATCGGCATCCCCTCGCTGGGCCTGTATGCCGCGGGGCGGGCCCTGGGAATCACCACGGCGATTGTGCCCAGTGGCCTGGACGCTTACTGGTGGACTGTGCCTGTGCTGGTCCTCTCGGCCATGCGCCACGCAATCGTGGAAGAAGTGATCGTGGTGGGCTACCTCATGGACCGCTTCGGCAAGTTTGGGTGGAGCATGCCGGTAGCCATCGTGGTCAGCGCCTTGCTGCGGGGAAGCTACCACCTGTACCAAGGCTTCGGCCCGTTCATAGGGAATGTGGTCATGGGCCTGGTGTTCGCATGGATCTACACCAAGACCAAGCGGGTGATGCCCCTGGTAATTGCCCATGCAGTGCTGGACATCGTGGCCTTCGTAGGATTCAGCCTGTTCGGCAAGGCAATAGGCCTCGGGTAG
- a CDS encoding histidine phosphatase family protein, with amino-acid sequence MGAPERIFMIRHGQSAANADTSIYNRVPDYRIPLTDLGVEQARIAGENLRRKLDGEQVCVYVSPYLRAYQTLEAMNLGSLIERVIEEPRLREQDWANFQIAGEIEDQKELRNLYGHFFYRFREGESGSDVYDRVSSFMETLYRHWQKTSYAPNTLLVTHGLTMRLFCMRWFHWTVEYFESLNNPDNAELRTLIRNDGEQYSLDLPFSQWVPRDVDDSVLHAPRMRF; translated from the coding sequence ATGGGCGCCCCTGAGAGAATCTTCATGATCCGGCATGGACAGTCTGCCGCGAATGCCGACACCTCCATCTACAACCGCGTACCGGACTACCGGATCCCGCTGACGGACCTTGGCGTGGAGCAGGCGAGAATTGCCGGGGAGAACCTGCGACGCAAGCTCGATGGAGAGCAGGTCTGCGTTTACGTCTCCCCTTACCTGCGCGCCTACCAGACCCTCGAAGCCATGAACCTCGGTTCCCTGATCGAGCGGGTGATTGAGGAACCCAGGCTTCGCGAACAGGACTGGGCCAACTTCCAGATCGCCGGGGAGATCGAGGATCAGAAGGAGCTGCGGAACCTCTATGGACACTTCTTCTATCGGTTCCGTGAAGGCGAGTCCGGTTCGGACGTGTACGACCGGGTATCTTCCTTCATGGAGACGCTCTACCGGCACTGGCAGAAGACCAGCTATGCACCGAATACGCTGCTGGTGACCCACGGACTGACCATGCGCCTGTTCTGCATGCGCTGGTTCCACTGGACTGTGGAGTACTTCGAGTCCCTCAACAACCCGGATAACGCCGAACTGCGGACACTGATCAGGAACGACGGCGAGCAGTACAGTCTGGACTTACCGTTCAGCCAGTGGGTGCCCAGGGATGTGGACGATTCGGTGCTTCACGCACCGAGGATGCGGTTCTAG
- a CDS encoding class II fructose-bisphosphate aldolase — translation MEGDPVTLVNTRELMDRAAAAGIGQGAFNIIHIETAEGLVAGAEAAGVPLILQISENCAKYHGGLEPIASAALAIARSAAVPVALHLDHAESEDLALAAVDLGFGSVMYDGAHLPYEWNVEVTQRVATYAHERGVYVEAELGKVGGKDGAHAPGVRTDPAEARAFVEATGVDALAVAVGSSHAMTERSAALDLHLITRLKTAVGKPLVLHGSSGVSDDMLIGAIRAGMTKINVSTHLNGFFTRAVREYLDANPAVVDSRKYIKAGRDALVLESARMLTLFAKAN, via the coding sequence ATGGAAGGAGACCCGGTGACGCTGGTCAACACACGCGAACTCATGGACAGGGCCGCTGCTGCGGGCATAGGCCAAGGCGCGTTCAACATCATCCACATCGAAACGGCCGAAGGCCTGGTGGCAGGGGCGGAAGCGGCCGGTGTTCCGCTGATTCTGCAGATTTCCGAGAACTGCGCCAAGTACCACGGCGGACTCGAACCGATCGCGTCGGCGGCCCTGGCAATCGCCCGCTCAGCCGCCGTTCCCGTTGCCCTCCACCTGGACCACGCAGAATCCGAAGACCTCGCTCTGGCGGCCGTGGACCTGGGATTCGGGTCGGTCATGTACGACGGCGCGCATCTACCGTACGAATGGAACGTCGAAGTCACCCAGCGCGTCGCCACCTACGCCCACGAGCGCGGTGTTTACGTGGAGGCCGAGCTCGGCAAAGTGGGTGGCAAGGATGGAGCCCACGCTCCCGGTGTCAGAACAGACCCTGCTGAGGCCCGCGCATTCGTCGAGGCAACAGGCGTGGATGCGCTTGCCGTAGCGGTTGGCTCATCCCATGCCATGACCGAACGCAGCGCGGCCCTGGACCTGCATCTCATTACCAGGCTGAAGACCGCTGTGGGAAAACCACTGGTCCTCCACGGCTCATCCGGTGTGTCAGATGACATGCTCATAGGCGCTATCCGGGCGGGTATGACTAAGATCAACGTATCCACACATTTGAACGGGTTCTTTACCCGCGCCGTCCGTGAGTACCTCGATGCCAACCCTGCAGTGGTGGATTCCCGGAAGTACATCAAGGCCGGCCGTGATGCCCTTGTGCTGGAGTCCGCACGTATGCTGACGCTGTTCGCCAAAGCGAACTAG